A genomic stretch from Halorhodospira halophila SL1 includes:
- the coaE gene encoding dephospho-CoA kinase (Dephospho-CoA kinase (CoaE) performs the final step in coenzyme A biosynthesis.) — protein sequence MTNPRRVWCVGLTGGIASGKSTVAELFAARGVPVIDTDLIAREVVQPGSEGLGAVVEVFGSGILTAAGRLDRAALGRRIFADEAARRTLEGILHPRIRGRLRDRLGRLRAPYAVAVVPLLVETGMDRDMDAVVVVDLPSGCQRERLMARDGLGPEAAEQRLATQANREQRLAAADYVIDNSRARGALAGQVAELHRQLLARACRAPPDQE from the coding sequence ATGACGAACCCCCGACGGGTGTGGTGCGTTGGCCTGACCGGCGGGATCGCCAGCGGCAAGAGCACCGTGGCCGAACTCTTTGCCGCTCGCGGCGTACCGGTGATCGACACCGACCTGATCGCCCGGGAGGTGGTTCAACCCGGCAGCGAAGGCCTCGGCGCCGTTGTCGAAGTCTTCGGCTCCGGGATACTTACCGCTGCCGGGCGACTCGATCGGGCCGCCCTGGGCCGCCGCATCTTCGCCGATGAAGCGGCTCGCCGCACCCTGGAAGGCATCCTCCACCCGCGCATCCGAGGACGGTTACGGGATAGACTGGGGCGCTTGCGTGCCCCTTATGCCGTCGCAGTGGTACCTTTATTGGTTGAGACGGGCATGGACCGCGATATGGACGCGGTCGTCGTGGTCGACCTGCCGTCTGGCTGCCAGCGAGAACGGCTGATGGCCCGAGACGGACTGGGCCCGGAAGCCGCCGAGCAACGACTGGCCACCCAGGCGAACCGTGAGCAGCGCCTGGCGGCAGCCGACTACGTCATCGACAATAGCCGTGCGCGCGGCGCGTTGGCCGGGCAGGTGGCGGAACTCCACCGTCAACTGCTCGCCCGTGCCTGCCGCGCACCCCCCGATCAGGAGTGA
- the zapD gene encoding cell division protein ZapD — MSDKNQDWVVYEHPLNERLRTLLRLEFLMETASAAMEGEQIVDSRMAVEAFIHTLNVLERGEVRSEVIKELDRLSTETAYMGARGVWSASRVQEETDRCRQLLRRVGEPDAALGQELREDELLGLITQRFGVGAGTCNFDLPSYHRWLSRPYDERRADMQRWFESFADLRAAVTFALRVQRDAGAFADEVAEGGSWQQRTPYDSRVTQMLRLQAPMENGVIPEISGNRHLVTIRFLRQPDTRSRPEPVGADVSFRLARCTL; from the coding sequence ATGAGTGACAAGAACCAGGACTGGGTCGTCTACGAACACCCGCTGAATGAGCGGCTGCGCACGCTACTGCGGCTGGAATTCCTGATGGAGACCGCCAGCGCTGCCATGGAGGGCGAGCAGATCGTGGACAGCCGCATGGCGGTGGAGGCGTTCATCCACACGCTCAACGTCCTCGAGCGGGGCGAGGTGCGCTCGGAGGTCATCAAGGAGCTCGACCGGCTCTCCACCGAGACCGCCTACATGGGCGCCCGCGGCGTGTGGTCCGCGTCCCGGGTCCAGGAAGAGACCGACCGCTGCCGGCAGCTACTGCGCCGGGTGGGCGAGCCCGACGCTGCCCTGGGGCAGGAGCTGCGCGAGGACGAGCTGCTGGGGCTGATCACCCAGCGCTTCGGCGTGGGCGCCGGCACCTGCAACTTCGACCTGCCCAGCTACCACCGCTGGCTGAGCCGCCCCTACGACGAGCGGCGAGCCGACATGCAGCGCTGGTTCGAGAGTTTCGCCGATCTGCGCGCGGCGGTTACGTTCGCGCTGCGCGTGCAGCGGGACGCCGGGGCCTTCGCCGACGAGGTGGCCGAAGGCGGCTCCTGGCAGCAGCGGACCCCCTACGACAGCCGGGTCACCCAGATGCTGCGCCTCCAGGCCCCCATGGAGAACGGCGTCATCCCCGAGATCAGCGGCAACCGCCACCTGGTCACCATCCGCTTCCTGCGCCAGCCCGACACCCGCAGCCGCCCGGAGCCCGTGGGGGCCGACGTGTCGTTCCGGCTGGCCCGCTGCACGCTGTAA
- a CDS encoding Nudix family hydrolase: MHTASPAAPIHVAAAVVRGEDQRVLVQCRPDHLDHGGLWEFPGGKIEPGESVADALVRELDEELGIRVRPGALRIRVPWDYGHRRVVLHVLDVNEWTGRPIGREGQAVDWLTPEAMAERAWPAANWPIIRSLQLPDRYLITPVEPADADAWLARLDAALARGVRLVQLRRPDLDVEAWVRLGRALRRRCDAHGAWLLANGPAEQARAVGADGVHWSSRVLAEGPQRPGWARWVGASCHNGDELERAAACGADFALLSPVQWTASHPEQSGMGWERFAAWVAGARLPVYALGGVGPADIHRARACGGQGVAAIRGLLAEAGRR; the protein is encoded by the coding sequence GTGCATACGGCATCGCCCGCCGCGCCGATCCACGTGGCCGCCGCCGTGGTCCGCGGCGAAGACCAGCGCGTACTGGTCCAGTGCCGGCCGGATCACCTCGATCACGGCGGTCTGTGGGAGTTCCCCGGGGGCAAGATTGAGCCCGGTGAGTCGGTCGCCGACGCCTTGGTCCGCGAGCTGGACGAGGAGCTGGGTATCCGTGTCCGTCCGGGGGCGCTGCGCATCCGCGTGCCGTGGGACTACGGCCACCGGCGCGTGGTGCTCCACGTCCTCGATGTGAACGAGTGGACGGGGCGTCCCATCGGCCGCGAGGGCCAGGCGGTGGACTGGCTCACCCCCGAGGCGATGGCCGAGCGGGCCTGGCCCGCCGCCAACTGGCCGATCATCCGTTCGCTGCAGCTCCCCGACCGGTATCTGATCACCCCCGTGGAGCCAGCGGATGCCGATGCCTGGCTGGCCCGACTGGATGCGGCCCTGGCGCGCGGTGTGCGCCTGGTTCAGCTGCGTCGCCCAGATCTCGACGTGGAGGCCTGGGTGCGTCTGGGGCGCGCCCTGCGCCGGCGCTGTGACGCCCACGGTGCGTGGCTGCTAGCCAACGGACCGGCGGAACAGGCCCGGGCGGTGGGCGCCGACGGGGTGCACTGGAGCAGTCGCGTGCTGGCCGAGGGGCCGCAACGCCCGGGGTGGGCGCGGTGGGTGGGCGCTTCTTGCCACAACGGCGACGAGCTGGAGCGCGCCGCCGCCTGCGGGGCCGATTTCGCGCTGTTGTCACCGGTGCAGTGGACGGCCAGCCATCCGGAACAGAGCGGCATGGGGTGGGAGCGTTTCGCCGCCTGGGTGGCCGGGGCGCGCCTGCCGGTCTACGCCCTCGGCGGCGTGGGCCCGGCGGATATCCACCGGGCTCGGGCCTGCGGCGGGCAGGGAGTGGCGGCTATCCGCGGCCTGCTGGCGGAGGCGGGCCGCCGATAG
- the argJ gene encoding bifunctional glutamate N-acetyltransferase/amino-acid acetyltransferase ArgJ, with product MSGEEAVIHPVPGFRLGTVSAGIRKPGRPDLVVMALPPEGRAAGVFTRNRFRAAPVRIAERHLAATAPRYLLVNTGFANAGTGERGEADALACCQALADQAGCVLEAVVPFSTGVIGEPLPVERVTAGIPGALDALDENGWQAAAAGIQTTDTRDKIASYQVDLAGGTCTVTGIAKGAGMIRPDMATMLAFVATDADLSDAALDASLRRATERSFNRVTVDGDTSTNDACLLAATGRGPRVPDHGGDFERFQAAVEAVCIDLARAIAADGEGATRLVDVVVEGARDTAEAERVAFTVAESPLVKTALAAADPNWGRILAAVGRAGLDDLDVDAVALTIGDQVVAEHGGAAAGYDEAAAAAHLSGSEVRLGIELGRGPAAATVWTCDFTAEYVRINAEYRT from the coding sequence ATGTCGGGCGAGGAAGCCGTGATCCATCCGGTGCCGGGGTTCCGGCTCGGTACCGTGAGTGCCGGCATCCGCAAGCCGGGGCGGCCTGATCTGGTGGTCATGGCCTTGCCCCCGGAAGGGCGCGCGGCGGGGGTGTTCACCCGCAATCGCTTCCGCGCCGCTCCGGTCCGCATCGCCGAGCGCCACCTGGCTGCGACCGCGCCGCGTTACCTGCTGGTCAATACCGGCTTCGCCAACGCCGGGACCGGCGAGCGCGGCGAGGCCGACGCCCTGGCCTGCTGCCAGGCCCTGGCTGATCAGGCCGGGTGCGTGCTCGAGGCGGTGGTGCCCTTCTCCACCGGCGTGATCGGTGAGCCCCTCCCCGTCGAGCGCGTCACCGCCGGGATCCCCGGGGCCCTGGACGCGCTGGACGAGAACGGCTGGCAGGCCGCCGCGGCGGGGATCCAGACCACCGACACCCGCGACAAGATCGCTAGCTACCAGGTCGACCTCGCCGGCGGGACCTGCACGGTGACCGGGATCGCCAAGGGGGCGGGGATGATCCGCCCGGACATGGCCACCATGCTGGCCTTCGTGGCCACCGACGCCGATCTCTCCGACGCCGCCCTGGATGCCTCTCTGCGCCGTGCCACCGAGCGCTCCTTCAACCGCGTAACGGTGGACGGCGACACCTCCACCAACGACGCCTGTCTGCTGGCCGCCACCGGTCGCGGCCCGCGGGTGCCCGATCACGGCGGCGACTTCGAGCGCTTCCAGGCGGCCGTCGAGGCGGTCTGCATTGACCTGGCGCGGGCCATCGCCGCCGACGGGGAGGGGGCGACGCGGCTGGTGGATGTGGTCGTCGAGGGGGCGCGGGACACCGCCGAGGCGGAGCGGGTGGCGTTCACCGTGGCGGAGTCGCCGCTGGTCAAGACGGCGCTGGCCGCCGCCGACCCCAACTGGGGGCGGATCCTGGCCGCCGTGGGGCGCGCCGGCCTGGACGACCTCGACGTTGATGCCGTGGCGCTCACCATCGGCGATCAGGTGGTTGCCGAGCACGGCGGCGCCGCGGCGGGCTACGACGAAGCGGCCGCCGCGGCGCACCTCTCCGGCTCCGAGGTGAGGCTCGGCATCGAGCTCGGCCGCGGGCCGGCAGCGGCCACCGTGTGGACCTGCGACTTCACGGCGGAGTACGTCCGCATCAACGCCGAGTATCGAACCTGA
- the secA gene encoding preprotein translocase subunit SecA has product MFSAIAKRVFGTRNDRALKRLRKRIEAINAHEPELQKLSDEQLQAKTDAFKARLAQGETLDDLLEEAFAVVREASRRVLGLRHFDVQLLGAMVLHDGNISEMKTGEGKTLVATLAVYLNALTGRGVHVVTVNDYLARRDAEWMGRLYRFLGMEVGVVVPRQPREEKVAAYQADITYGTNNEFGFDYLRDNMAFRKEDKVQRDLYYALVDEVDSILIDEARTPLIISGPAEQAGELYEAMSRLVPRLQAQKPEERPEENPELGPGDYYVDEKARQVYLTEGGHDRAEELLREEGLIGENDSLYDARNINVVHHLNAALRAHTLYERDVHYLIRDNQVVIVDEFTGRAMPGRRWSEGLHQAVEAKEGLPIQAENQTLASITFQNYFRLYDKLAGMTGTADTEAFEFQHIYGLEVLSIPTHRPMVRDDAHDLVYRTADEKYEAIIADIRDCVQRDQPVLVGTTSIEASERLSKALKDAGVEHNVLNAKHNESEAQIIADAGRPGTVTIATNMAGRGTDIVLGGNLDQELAELGEDPDPAEVERRKAEWQDRHDRVVNAGGLHVIGTERHESRRIDNQLRGRSGRQGDPGSSRFYLSLEDSLLRIFASERMSGMLEKLGMQHGEAIESGMVSRVIENAQRKVEAHNFDMRKHLLEFDDVANDQRKVVYEQRNELLEADDVAETVDAIRQDVVEKVISEHIPPGSIDEQWDVPGLERTLKEEFGQELPIQRWLDDEDDLHEETLRERIQGEIEKAYRAKEAEAGASVVRHFEKAVMLQVLDKHWKEHLAAMDYLRQGVGLRGYAQRNPKQEFKKDAFAMFQEMLEGLKRDAVGVLLRVQVRAEEDVEAVEEQRRQEAERMQMRHAAPASAAAGAVAAGSGAAGAAAAEGDSAPTGGAQQQSAGGRGQETVAREGPKVGRNESCPCGSGKKYKHCCGKL; this is encoded by the coding sequence ATGTTTTCAGCCATCGCCAAACGCGTCTTCGGAACCCGTAACGATCGTGCGCTGAAGCGTCTGCGCAAGCGGATCGAGGCCATCAACGCGCACGAGCCGGAGCTGCAGAAGCTCTCCGACGAGCAGCTCCAGGCCAAGACCGATGCGTTCAAGGCGCGGCTCGCGCAGGGCGAAACCCTCGACGACCTGCTCGAGGAGGCGTTCGCGGTGGTGCGCGAGGCTTCACGGCGGGTGTTGGGACTGCGCCACTTCGATGTCCAGCTGCTCGGCGCGATGGTCCTGCACGACGGCAACATCTCCGAGATGAAGACCGGTGAGGGGAAGACTCTGGTGGCCACCCTGGCGGTCTACCTCAATGCCCTGACCGGTCGCGGTGTCCATGTGGTGACCGTCAACGACTACCTGGCCCGGCGCGACGCCGAGTGGATGGGCCGGCTGTACCGCTTCCTGGGCATGGAGGTGGGTGTGGTGGTGCCGCGCCAGCCCCGCGAGGAGAAGGTCGCCGCCTACCAGGCCGACATCACCTACGGCACCAACAACGAGTTCGGCTTCGACTATCTGCGCGACAACATGGCCTTCCGCAAGGAGGACAAGGTCCAGCGGGACCTGTACTACGCGCTGGTCGACGAGGTCGACTCCATCCTCATCGACGAGGCCCGCACCCCGCTGATCATCTCGGGCCCGGCGGAGCAGGCCGGCGAGCTCTACGAGGCCATGTCCCGCCTGGTGCCCCGCCTGCAGGCGCAGAAGCCCGAGGAGCGCCCCGAGGAGAACCCGGAACTGGGGCCGGGGGATTACTACGTCGATGAGAAGGCTCGCCAGGTCTACCTCACCGAGGGCGGGCACGACCGGGCCGAGGAGCTCCTGCGCGAAGAGGGGCTGATCGGGGAGAACGACTCCCTCTACGACGCTCGCAACATCAACGTGGTCCACCACCTGAACGCGGCGCTGCGGGCCCACACCCTCTACGAGCGCGATGTCCACTACCTGATCCGCGACAACCAGGTGGTCATCGTCGACGAGTTCACCGGCCGCGCCATGCCCGGCCGGCGCTGGTCCGAGGGGTTGCACCAGGCGGTGGAGGCCAAGGAGGGGCTGCCCATCCAGGCCGAGAACCAGACCCTGGCCTCGATCACCTTCCAGAACTACTTCCGCCTCTATGACAAGCTCGCCGGCATGACCGGTACCGCGGATACTGAGGCCTTCGAGTTCCAGCACATCTACGGGCTGGAGGTGCTCTCCATCCCCACCCACCGGCCGATGGTCCGCGACGACGCCCACGATCTGGTCTATCGGACGGCGGACGAGAAGTACGAGGCGATCATCGCCGACATCCGCGACTGCGTGCAGCGCGACCAGCCGGTGCTGGTGGGCACCACCTCCATCGAGGCCTCGGAGCGCCTCTCCAAGGCACTGAAGGACGCCGGCGTGGAGCACAACGTGCTCAACGCCAAGCACAACGAGAGTGAGGCGCAGATCATCGCCGATGCCGGCCGTCCGGGTACCGTCACCATCGCCACCAACATGGCAGGCCGCGGGACGGACATCGTTCTCGGCGGCAACCTGGACCAGGAGCTGGCCGAGCTCGGCGAGGACCCGGATCCCGCCGAGGTCGAGCGGCGCAAGGCCGAGTGGCAGGACCGCCACGACCGGGTGGTCAACGCCGGCGGTCTGCACGTTATCGGCACCGAGCGCCACGAGTCGCGGCGCATCGACAACCAGCTGCGCGGGCGTTCCGGCCGCCAGGGCGACCCGGGCTCGTCGCGTTTCTACCTGTCGCTGGAGGACTCGCTGCTGCGCATCTTCGCCTCCGAGCGCATGTCCGGGATGCTCGAGAAGCTCGGCATGCAGCACGGTGAGGCCATCGAGTCGGGCATGGTTTCGCGGGTGATCGAGAACGCCCAGCGCAAGGTCGAGGCGCACAACTTCGACATGCGCAAGCACCTGCTGGAGTTCGACGACGTCGCCAATGACCAGCGCAAGGTCGTCTACGAGCAGCGCAACGAGCTCCTCGAAGCCGACGATGTCGCCGAGACCGTCGATGCCATCCGCCAGGACGTGGTGGAGAAGGTCATCTCCGAGCACATCCCGCCCGGGTCCATCGACGAGCAGTGGGACGTCCCCGGCCTGGAGCGCACCCTTAAGGAAGAGTTCGGCCAGGAGCTTCCCATCCAGCGCTGGCTCGACGATGAGGACGATCTCCACGAGGAGACCCTGCGCGAGCGCATCCAGGGCGAGATCGAAAAGGCCTACCGGGCCAAGGAGGCCGAGGCCGGTGCCAGTGTGGTGCGTCACTTCGAGAAGGCGGTGATGCTCCAGGTCCTGGACAAGCACTGGAAGGAGCACCTGGCCGCCATGGATTACCTGCGACAGGGGGTGGGGCTGCGCGGCTACGCCCAGCGCAACCCGAAGCAGGAGTTCAAGAAGGACGCCTTCGCCATGTTCCAGGAGATGCTCGAGGGCCTGAAGCGGGACGCCGTCGGCGTGCTGCTGCGCGTCCAGGTTCGTGCCGAGGAGGACGTGGAGGCCGTCGAGGAGCAGCGTCGCCAGGAGGCGGAGCGCATGCAGATGCGCCACGCCGCACCGGCCTCCGCCGCGGCGGGGGCTGTCGCAGCGGGTAGTGGTGCCGCCGGGGCAGCCGCAGCCGAGGGGGACAGCGCGCCGACCGGCGGGGCCCAGCAGCAGTCCGCCGGTGGCCGAGGGCAGGAGACGGTGGCCCGGGAAGGCCCGAAGGTCGGGCGCAACGAGTCGTGCCCCTGCGGCTCCGGCAAGAAGTACAAGCACTGCTGCGGGAAGCTCTAA
- a CDS encoding DciA family protein yields the protein MTDPKRFNPARPPRREGKLHRIAPRLAQRPGPLRAVIDHARGLERLSRRLQRNLPAETRGHWRLARLDEEEMVVIADGSGWGTRLRYLSRQLQDAAEAISGQRPRRVTVRVTPASSAPRKLQGPGPLSDQASETLRRAAATSTDPALREALERLASRRRSED from the coding sequence ATGACCGACCCGAAACGCTTCAACCCGGCCCGGCCGCCGCGCCGCGAAGGCAAACTGCACCGGATCGCCCCGCGCCTGGCGCAGCGCCCCGGTCCGCTGCGCGCGGTTATCGACCACGCCCGCGGCCTGGAGCGGCTCAGCCGGCGGCTACAGCGCAACCTGCCGGCGGAGACACGCGGCCACTGGCGACTGGCCCGCCTGGACGAGGAAGAGATGGTGGTGATCGCCGATGGCAGCGGCTGGGGGACGCGGCTCCGCTACCTATCGCGCCAGCTCCAGGATGCCGCGGAGGCGATCTCGGGGCAGCGGCCCCGCCGGGTGACCGTCCGCGTCACCCCGGCCTCATCGGCGCCGCGCAAACTCCAGGGCCCCGGCCCGCTCAGCGACCAGGCGTCGGAGACTCTGCGCCGGGCGGCAGCCACCAGCACCGATCCGGCGCTGCGCGAGGCGCTGGAGCGGCTCGCCTCGCGCCGGCGCAGCGAGGATTAG
- the mnhG gene encoding monovalent cation/H(+) antiporter subunit G, giving the protein MTDFLQELIASVLLLLGGGLMLIAAVGLYRLPDLLTRMHATTKAGALGAALIIAGVAVHFADASVTARAVAIIVFIVLTAPVAAHVIGRAGYFVGVPLWDGTIKDELRHHYDPETHVLRSGLEDRDER; this is encoded by the coding sequence ATGACTGATTTCCTGCAGGAGCTGATCGCCTCGGTCCTGCTGCTGCTCGGCGGCGGGTTGATGCTCATCGCCGCGGTGGGGCTCTACCGTCTGCCGGATCTGCTCACCCGGATGCACGCCACCACCAAGGCGGGTGCCCTGGGCGCGGCGCTGATCATCGCCGGGGTGGCCGTCCACTTCGCCGACGCCTCGGTGACCGCGCGGGCCGTGGCGATCATTGTCTTCATCGTGCTCACCGCTCCGGTGGCCGCCCACGTGATCGGCCGGGCCGGGTACTTCGTCGGCGTGCCGCTGTGGGACGGGACCATCAAGGACGAGCTGCGCCACCACTACGACCCTGAGACCCACGTCCTGCGCAGCGGCCTTGAGGATCGCGACGAGCGCTAA
- a CDS encoding monovalent cation/H+ antiporter complex subunit F: MLGIAVTLVFAMLSASLVLAFVRLAKGPMLPNRVVALELIASILVGFIGAYAIHTGVDDFIDVAIVLALLAFMAAVGFARYLEKGGPRDD, encoded by the coding sequence ATGCTGGGGATTGCCGTAACCCTCGTCTTTGCCATGCTCTCGGCGTCGCTGGTGCTGGCCTTCGTGCGCCTGGCCAAGGGTCCGATGCTGCCCAATCGGGTGGTGGCCCTGGAGCTGATCGCCTCGATCCTGGTCGGGTTCATCGGTGCCTACGCGATCCACACCGGGGTCGATGATTTCATCGACGTGGCGATCGTCCTGGCGCTGCTCGCCTTCATGGCCGCCGTGGGGTTCGCCCGCTATCTGGAGAAAGGGGGGCCGCGGGATGACTGA
- a CDS encoding Na+/H+ antiporter subunit E — MIPFAWNVVLAMVWVVLTANFSAVNALFGFLLGYGAIAVMQNQLPALAGYGQRVPRFIRFVFFYIWELVKANARVAYDVVTPEWGMRPGVIGVPLDARTDGEITVVANLISLTPGTLSLDVSTDRRVLYIHAMYIDSEEALLDEVKELERRVLEVMR, encoded by the coding sequence GTGATCCCATTCGCCTGGAACGTCGTCCTGGCCATGGTCTGGGTGGTGCTGACCGCCAACTTCAGTGCGGTCAACGCCCTGTTCGGCTTCCTGCTCGGCTATGGCGCGATCGCCGTCATGCAGAACCAGCTGCCGGCGCTCGCCGGCTACGGCCAGCGAGTGCCGCGGTTCATCCGCTTCGTCTTCTTCTACATCTGGGAGCTGGTCAAGGCGAATGCCCGGGTGGCCTACGATGTCGTCACCCCGGAGTGGGGCATGCGCCCGGGCGTGATCGGCGTGCCGCTCGACGCCCGTACCGATGGCGAGATCACCGTCGTCGCCAACCTGATCAGTCTGACCCCGGGGACGCTGTCGCTGGATGTCTCCACCGACCGCCGGGTGCTCTACATCCACGCCATGTACATCGACAGCGAGGAGGCACTGCTGGATGAGGTCAAGGAGCTGGAGCGCCGGGTGCTGGAGGTGATGCGCTGA
- a CDS encoding Na+/H+ antiporter subunit D, with the protein MSLQVAIPVLLPLLLGAVSLAAHRHLTVQRWLGVLGTGALLVSTLWLLHTVWHEGVVVMHMGDWKAPFGITLVADLLGAIMAVLTGIMGFATAVYSTATTPRGHEHYGHWPLLHLLLAGVAGAFLTGDVFNLYVWFEVMLVASFALLILGGERAQMEGAIKYVTLNLLSSMIFLSAVGITYGLVGTLNMADMAVKLAEVDQPGLVTVLAAMYMVSFGIKAGAFPLFFWLPASYHTPPIAISALFAGLLTKVGVYALYRVFTLIFTQDVAFTHEILLWAAGFTMITGVLGAAYHYEIRRILSFHIISQIGYMIMGLALFTPLALVGGVFYIAHHIIVKTNLFLVAGVAYRMLGSYELRDLGGLYKHRPFLALLFAVPALSLAGLPPLSGFIAKLIVIWAAVEQASWGITFVALLTGLLTLYSMTKIWQEAFWHGVPEHVQDTSVLTGEKRDPGLWAMYLPIAGLAVLTLFIGLYAQPLYELAEASAEQLLDPQVYIDAVLEEGAP; encoded by the coding sequence GTGAGTCTGCAAGTCGCCATACCGGTACTGCTGCCCCTGCTGCTGGGCGCCGTCTCGCTGGCGGCCCACCGCCACCTGACCGTGCAGCGTTGGCTCGGGGTGCTCGGCACCGGCGCGCTGCTGGTCAGCACCCTGTGGCTGCTGCACACGGTCTGGCACGAGGGTGTGGTGGTGATGCACATGGGCGACTGGAAGGCGCCCTTCGGCATCACCCTAGTCGCCGATCTGCTCGGCGCCATCATGGCGGTGCTCACCGGCATCATGGGTTTCGCCACCGCCGTCTATTCGACGGCCACCACGCCGCGCGGGCACGAGCACTACGGCCACTGGCCGTTGCTGCACCTGCTGCTGGCCGGTGTCGCCGGCGCCTTCCTGACCGGCGACGTCTTCAACCTCTACGTCTGGTTCGAGGTGATGCTGGTCGCCTCGTTCGCCCTGCTGATCCTCGGCGGCGAGCGGGCGCAGATGGAGGGGGCGATCAAGTACGTCACCCTCAACCTGCTCTCCTCGATGATCTTCCTCTCGGCGGTGGGCATCACCTACGGCCTGGTCGGTACGCTGAACATGGCCGACATGGCGGTGAAGCTCGCCGAGGTGGATCAGCCCGGCCTGGTGACGGTGCTGGCGGCCATGTACATGGTCTCGTTCGGCATCAAGGCCGGCGCCTTCCCGCTCTTCTTCTGGCTGCCGGCGAGTTACCACACCCCGCCGATCGCCATCTCGGCGCTGTTCGCCGGTCTGCTGACCAAGGTGGGTGTCTACGCCCTGTACCGGGTGTTCACGCTGATCTTCACCCAGGACGTGGCGTTCACCCACGAGATCCTGCTCTGGGCGGCCGGCTTCACCATGATCACCGGCGTGCTGGGTGCGGCGTACCACTACGAGATCCGCCGCATCCTGTCGTTCCACATCATCAGCCAGATCGGCTACATGATCATGGGCCTGGCGCTGTTCACGCCCCTGGCCCTGGTCGGTGGTGTCTTCTACATCGCCCACCACATCATCGTGAAGACCAACCTGTTCCTGGTCGCCGGCGTGGCCTACCGCATGCTGGGCAGCTACGAGCTACGCGATCTGGGCGGGCTGTACAAGCACCGGCCGTTCCTGGCCCTGCTCTTCGCCGTGCCGGCGCTCTCCCTGGCCGGTCTGCCGCCGCTGTCCGGGTTCATCGCCAAGCTGATCGTCATCTGGGCCGCCGTCGAGCAGGCCTCCTGGGGGATCACCTTCGTGGCCCTGCTCACGGGTCTGCTGACGCTCTACTCGATGACCAAGATCTGGCAGGAGGCGTTCTGGCACGGGGTGCCGGAGCATGTGCAGGATACTTCGGTCCTGACCGGCGAGAAGCGCGACCCGGGGCTGTGGGCCATGTACCTGCCCATCGCCGGGCTGGCTGTGCTGACCCTGTTCATCGGTCTCTACGCCCAGCCGCTCTACGAGCTGGCCGAGGCCTCCGCCGAGCAGCTGCTTGACCCGCAGGTCTACATCGACGCCGTGCTGGAGGAGGGTGCGCCGTGA
- a CDS encoding Na+/H+ antiporter subunit C — MEPLMAVLVGIMFAAAIYMMLRRSIVKLVIGLILLSNAANLLFFTAAGMTRGAPPLIPEGADGPVGTVGDPLPMALILTAIVIAFGVLAFALVLINKAYQVVQADDLDQMKDTDT; from the coding sequence ATGGAACCGTTAATGGCCGTCCTGGTGGGCATCATGTTCGCCGCCGCCATCTACATGATGCTGCGCCGTTCCATCGTCAAGCTGGTGATCGGCCTGATCCTGCTCTCCAACGCGGCGAACCTGCTCTTCTTCACCGCCGCGGGGATGACGCGGGGGGCGCCGCCGCTGATCCCCGAGGGCGCCGACGGGCCGGTGGGCACAGTGGGTGATCCGCTGCCCATGGCCCTCATCCTCACCGCCATCGTGATCGCCTTCGGCGTACTGGCCTTTGCGCTGGTCCTGATCAACAAGGCGTATCAGGTGGTGCAGGCCGATGACCTGGATCAGATGAAGGATACGGACACGTGA
- a CDS encoding Na+/H+ antiporter subunit B, whose protein sequence is MQPGSLILSTMARVLLPLQLLFSIFMLLRGHDLPGGGFIAGLVASSAFILYLFAFGVPATQQVLRVDARTIAGVGLVIGTLAAVPPIFIGEPFFKALWWYPQIPLIGEVSINTPLIFDVGVYLTVLGSVLAIVVSLAEAEE, encoded by the coding sequence ATCCAGCCCGGATCCCTCATCCTCTCGACCATGGCGCGGGTGCTGCTGCCGCTGCAGCTGCTGTTCTCCATCTTCATGCTGCTGCGTGGCCACGACCTGCCCGGCGGCGGCTTCATCGCCGGGTTGGTGGCTTCTTCGGCGTTCATCCTCTATCTGTTCGCCTTCGGTGTACCGGCCACGCAGCAGGTCCTGCGGGTGGATGCCCGGACCATCGCCGGCGTCGGCCTGGTCATCGGCACCCTGGCCGCCGTACCGCCGATCTTCATCGGCGAGCCCTTCTTCAAGGCCCTGTGGTGGTATCCGCAGATCCCGCTGATCGGTGAGGTGAGCATCAACACGCCGCTGATCTTCGACGTCGGGGTCTACCTCACCGTGCTCGGCTCGGTGCTGGCCATCGTGGTGAGCCTGGCGGAGGCGGAGGAGTAA